A portion of the Corallococcus silvisoli genome contains these proteins:
- a CDS encoding EF-Tu C-terminal domain-related protein — VMPGDNIAIEVELITPVAMEKELRFAVREGGRTVGAGVVAEIIA, encoded by the coding sequence GTCATGCCGGGCGACAACATCGCCATCGAGGTGGAGCTGATCACCCCGGTCGCGATGGAGAAGGAGCTCCGGTTCGCTGTTCGTGAAGGCGGCCGCACGGTGGGCGCGGGCGTCGTGGCTGAAATCATCGCGTAG